A genomic window from Micromonospora violae includes:
- a CDS encoding dihydrofolate reductase family protein, protein MRKLINSTYLTLDGVIENPMWTGPYFDEEAMSLAGAQTDEADAMLMGRATYDGMSAAWPTMDENDPTTGAAYFNNVKKYVASTTLTDPTWNNTEVIQGDLVEAVTALKAQAGRNIIQYGFGSVTAQLIRAGLVDEVRFWIHPVLEGATNLTAPLTDFKASFDLVDTRVHKSGVIIASYRPKTTA, encoded by the coding sequence ATGCGCAAGCTCATCAACTCGACCTACCTCACCCTCGACGGCGTCATCGAGAACCCGATGTGGACCGGGCCGTACTTCGACGAGGAGGCCATGAGCCTCGCCGGTGCGCAGACCGACGAGGCCGACGCGATGCTGATGGGCCGGGCCACCTACGACGGCATGTCCGCCGCCTGGCCGACCATGGACGAGAACGACCCGACCACCGGCGCCGCCTACTTCAACAACGTCAAGAAGTACGTCGCCTCGACCACCCTGACCGACCCCACCTGGAACAACACCGAGGTGATCCAGGGTGATCTGGTCGAGGCGGTCACCGCGCTCAAGGCCCAGGCGGGCAGGAACATCATCCAGTACGGCTTCGGCTCGGTCACCGCCCAGCTGATCCGGGCGGGCCTGGTGGACGAGGTCCGGTTCTGGATCCACCCGGTGCTGGAGGGCGCCACCAACCTGACGGCGCCGCTGACCGACTTCAAGGCGTCGTTCGACCTGGTCGACACCCGGGTGCACAAGAGCGGCGTGATCATCGCGTCGTACCGGCCGAAGACGACGGCCTGA
- a CDS encoding carboxylate--amine ligase/circularly permuted type 2 ATP-grasp protein has protein sequence MADNTTNAPTYDGPVGRSGNGRTPPTPRTIRALALDDGDPADLATIGVEEEFHVVDLHTRELVPRAGELLDRLPAASFTAELHRSVVETNTAVCRTLDEIRAELTGLRQSAVQVADRAGLGIVAAGTVPLRADGDPSVTPTSRYRRMLDEYQLLAREQLICGAQVHVGVSDRDLAVAVTRRVQPWLPTLLALSTSSPYWLGQDSGYASVRSLVWQRWPTAGDPGEVTSAADHEALVAELIASETITDPAMIYFDVRPSAHVPTVELRITDANPDVETIVLLAGLFRALVRREVAALRAGVERTAVRPPVLRAAVWRAARSGLEGDLLDLPRSARPVPAAQAVGRLVTDLRPQLEATGDWEQVRELTRYALERGSSAARQRRAYQRRGRLADVVDLLLDETRGQARGPLPGASTPPALPTYTDAGDEVFGPAGPQPVYAPMLAALRQLGAGALRQREHDRDEEQRARGVTFSVAGEASTRLFPVDLVPRVVPAADWRSLRTGLVQRARALDAFLRDVYADRTVVADGVVPAWVVESSPGLRPTGALMGRRGTRIQVSGTDLVRDPAGGWYVLEDNLRVPSGIGYAVQNRRLTRAVLPELPAPKDLLPADETPAMLYRALVAAAPAATDDPAVVVLSGGPGDPAWFEHRLLADEMGVPLTETSDLLVEEGRVRLVREGCRREVDVIYLRMDEEALLHAPGADGVPLGWPLLAAVHAGRLTLANALGNGVADDKALYAYVPRLIEYYLGEKPLLGDVPTYLCGLPEQRSEVLGRLDELVLKPVDGYGGDRVVIGPRAEAEELDAVREQILAAPHRWIAQEMVALTTHPVFDGTALVPRHVDLRAFVFLGDTAEVAPVALTRVAPAGSMIVNSSRGGGSKDTWLLGGADEPLV, from the coding sequence ATGGCCGACAACACCACGAACGCGCCGACTTACGACGGGCCGGTGGGCCGGTCCGGCAACGGCCGGACACCGCCCACGCCGCGCACCATCCGGGCCCTGGCGCTCGACGACGGCGACCCGGCTGACCTGGCCACGATCGGGGTGGAGGAGGAGTTCCACGTCGTCGATCTGCACACCCGGGAGTTGGTGCCCCGCGCCGGCGAGTTGCTCGACCGGTTGCCGGCGGCCTCGTTCACCGCCGAGCTGCACCGCAGCGTGGTGGAGACCAACACCGCGGTCTGCCGCACCCTCGACGAGATTCGCGCCGAGCTGACCGGGCTGCGGCAGAGCGCCGTCCAGGTCGCCGACCGGGCCGGGCTGGGCATCGTGGCGGCCGGTACGGTGCCGTTGCGCGCCGACGGCGACCCCAGCGTCACACCCACCTCCCGCTACCGACGGATGCTCGACGAGTACCAGCTGCTCGCCCGGGAGCAGCTGATCTGCGGGGCGCAGGTGCACGTCGGCGTCTCCGATCGGGATCTGGCGGTGGCGGTCACCCGTCGGGTCCAGCCGTGGCTGCCGACCCTGCTCGCCCTCTCCACCAGCTCGCCCTACTGGCTGGGGCAGGACAGCGGGTACGCCAGCGTCCGGTCGTTGGTCTGGCAGCGCTGGCCCACCGCCGGCGACCCGGGTGAGGTGACCAGCGCCGCCGACCACGAGGCGCTGGTCGCCGAACTGATCGCCTCCGAGACCATCACCGACCCCGCCATGATCTATTTCGATGTCCGGCCGTCGGCGCACGTGCCCACCGTGGAACTGCGGATCACCGACGCCAACCCCGACGTGGAGACCATCGTCCTGCTCGCCGGCCTGTTCCGGGCGCTCGTCCGGCGGGAGGTCGCCGCCCTGCGCGCCGGGGTCGAGCGCACCGCCGTGCGACCACCGGTGCTGCGCGCCGCCGTGTGGCGGGCGGCCCGCTCCGGCCTGGAAGGTGACCTGCTCGACCTGCCCCGCTCGGCCCGACCGGTCCCGGCCGCCCAGGCGGTCGGCCGCCTGGTGACCGACCTGCGCCCACAGTTGGAGGCGACCGGGGACTGGGAGCAGGTCCGCGAGCTGACCCGGTACGCACTGGAACGCGGCAGCTCCGCCGCCCGACAGCGGCGGGCGTACCAGCGGCGTGGCCGGTTGGCCGACGTGGTCGACCTGCTGCTCGACGAGACGCGGGGCCAGGCCCGCGGGCCGCTGCCGGGCGCGTCGACACCACCGGCGCTGCCCACGTACACCGATGCCGGCGACGAGGTCTTCGGACCGGCCGGACCGCAACCGGTGTACGCCCCGATGCTGGCGGCCCTGCGCCAGCTCGGTGCCGGCGCCCTGCGTCAACGCGAGCACGACCGGGACGAGGAGCAGCGGGCCCGGGGGGTGACGTTCAGTGTGGCCGGTGAGGCGAGCACCCGGCTGTTCCCGGTGGACCTGGTGCCCCGGGTGGTGCCCGCCGCCGACTGGCGGAGCCTGCGTACCGGCCTGGTGCAACGCGCCCGCGCCCTCGACGCGTTCCTGCGCGACGTCTACGCCGACCGGACCGTGGTGGCCGACGGCGTGGTGCCGGCGTGGGTGGTGGAGTCGTCACCCGGGCTGCGCCCGACCGGGGCGCTGATGGGCCGGCGGGGCACCCGCATCCAGGTGTCCGGCACCGACCTGGTCCGCGACCCCGCCGGTGGCTGGTACGTGCTGGAGGACAACCTGCGGGTGCCCTCCGGGATCGGCTACGCGGTGCAGAACCGCCGGCTCACCCGGGCGGTGCTGCCGGAACTGCCGGCACCGAAGGATCTGCTGCCCGCCGACGAGACGCCGGCGATGCTGTACCGGGCGTTGGTCGCCGCCGCACCCGCCGCGACCGACGACCCCGCCGTGGTGGTGCTCAGCGGCGGTCCAGGTGATCCGGCGTGGTTCGAGCACCGGCTGCTCGCCGACGAGATGGGTGTGCCGCTGACCGAGACCAGCGACCTGCTGGTGGAGGAGGGCCGGGTCCGGCTGGTCCGTGAGGGCTGCCGCCGCGAGGTGGACGTGATCTACCTGCGGATGGACGAGGAGGCGCTGCTGCACGCGCCGGGCGCGGACGGGGTGCCGTTGGGGTGGCCGCTGCTCGCCGCGGTGCACGCCGGGCGGCTCACGCTGGCCAACGCGCTGGGCAACGGTGTCGCCGACGACAAGGCGTTGTACGCGTACGTTCCCCGGCTGATCGAGTACTACCTGGGCGAGAAGCCGCTGCTCGGGGACGTGCCCACGTACCTGTGTGGGCTGCCCGAGCAGCGGTCCGAGGTGCTGGGTCGGCTCGACGAGTTGGTGCTCAAGCCGGTCGACGGGTACGGCGGTGACCGGGTGGTGATCGGCCCTCGGGCCGAGGCCGAGGAGTTGGACGCCGTCCGGGAGCAGATCCTCGCGGCCCCGCACCGGTGGATCGCCCAGGAGATGGTCGCGCTGACCACGCACCCGGTCTTCGACGGTACGGCGCTCGTTCCCCGCCACGTCGACCTGCGGGCGTTCGTGTTCCTCGGTGACACCGCCGAGGTGGCGCCGGTGGCGCTGACCCGGGTGGCGCCGGCCGGCAGCATGATCGTCAACTCGTCGCGGGGCGGCGGGTCGAAGGACACCTGGCTGCTCGGTGGAGCGGACGAACCGTTGGTGTAA
- a CDS encoding DJ-1/PfpI family protein, which yields MRIEIVVFDGFDELDVFGPFEVLSMAGFDVRLVAVERPALVTSMRGVHLQVTEVLSQADGVIVPGGGWLNRAAEGAWAQAQRGVLPARLAALAPSARWMASVCTGALLLAAAGLLSGRRATTNRNAYDELRAREVTVLDERVVDDGDRVTAGALSAGLDLGLWLTERELGADTANRVAATIEYRPQTR from the coding sequence ATGCGAATCGAGATCGTGGTGTTCGACGGCTTCGACGAACTGGACGTCTTCGGGCCGTTCGAGGTGCTGTCGATGGCCGGGTTCGATGTGCGGCTGGTCGCCGTCGAACGGCCAGCCCTGGTCACCAGCATGCGGGGCGTCCACCTCCAGGTCACCGAGGTGCTGAGCCAGGCCGACGGTGTAATCGTCCCCGGTGGAGGGTGGTTGAACCGGGCCGCCGAGGGTGCCTGGGCCCAGGCGCAGCGCGGCGTGCTCCCGGCCAGGCTGGCCGCGCTGGCGCCGTCGGCGCGTTGGATGGCGTCGGTGTGCACCGGTGCGCTGCTCCTCGCAGCCGCCGGTCTGCTGAGTGGCCGGCGGGCGACCACCAACCGCAACGCGTACGACGAGTTGCGCGCGCGGGAGGTCACGGTGCTCGACGAGCGGGTGGTCGACGACGGTGACCGGGTCACCGCCGGCGCTCTCTCGGCCGGGCTCGATCTGGGCCTGTGGCTCACCGAACGGGAACTCGGCGCCGACACGGCGAACCGGGTCGCCGCGACCATCGAGTACCGGCCGCAGACCCGCTGA
- a CDS encoding GlxA family transcriptional regulator: MRKSSATHRVAVLALPRVVAFDLTIATQVFGHEGHGRYATTVCALDSGPVSTTTAGLGLTVAATLDALDDADTVIVPGFRRGPAPKRALEALRLAHGRGTRIASICTGAFALAQAGLLDGRRATTHWAHADALADEHPRVLVDPNALYIDEGEVLTSAGLAAGLDLCLYLVGRDHGQDVAIHRARHLVTPLHRAGGQAQFIPVGGEGEDDELVAVTAWAISNLHRRITVADLARQGVMSSRTLHRSFQNRFRMSPRAWLIQQRLRAACTLLENGDITVDEVARRTGLGTATNLRAHFQRAFATTPTAYRRAFTP; this comes from the coding sequence ATGCGTAAGAGTTCCGCCACGCATCGGGTCGCCGTCCTCGCCCTACCCAGGGTCGTCGCCTTCGACCTGACCATCGCGACGCAGGTCTTCGGCCACGAGGGCCACGGCCGGTATGCGACGACGGTGTGCGCACTGGACAGCGGCCCGGTCTCCACCACCACCGCCGGCCTGGGGCTGACCGTCGCCGCGACGCTTGACGCCCTCGACGACGCCGACACCGTGATCGTGCCCGGATTCCGCCGCGGCCCGGCACCGAAGCGCGCCCTCGAAGCGCTACGGCTGGCGCACGGTCGGGGCACCCGCATCGCGTCGATCTGCACGGGCGCCTTCGCGCTGGCCCAGGCCGGTCTGCTCGATGGCCGCCGCGCGACCACCCACTGGGCGCACGCCGACGCGCTCGCGGACGAGCACCCCCGGGTGCTGGTGGACCCGAATGCGCTCTATATCGACGAGGGCGAGGTGCTGACCAGCGCCGGGCTCGCCGCCGGCCTCGACCTGTGCCTCTACCTGGTCGGCCGCGACCACGGGCAGGATGTCGCCATCCACCGGGCCCGTCACCTGGTCACCCCACTGCACCGGGCCGGCGGCCAGGCACAGTTCATTCCGGTCGGCGGCGAAGGTGAGGACGACGAGCTGGTTGCGGTCACCGCGTGGGCGATCAGCAACCTGCATCGTCGGATCACCGTCGCGGACCTTGCCCGGCAGGGGGTGATGTCCAGCCGCACTCTGCACCGCAGCTTCCAGAACCGGTTCCGGATGAGCCCCCGAGCCTGGCTGATCCAGCAACGGCTGCGCGCCGCCTGCACGCTGCTCGAGAACGGCGACATCACCGTGGACGAGGTCGCACGGCGCACCGGCCTGGGCACGGCGACCAACCTGCGGGCGCATTTCCAACGGGCCTTCGCTACCACCCCTACCGCGTACCGGCGGGCCTTCACCCCCTGA
- a CDS encoding cellulase family glycosylhydrolase: METIINNAVTAGVYVIVDWHAHEAQNNQSQAVAFFGDLARRYGHLPNVIWEPYNEPLQVSWANVIKPYHQAVVSAIRAADPDNIIVLGTPTWSQDVDVAAASPVSGTNLMYTLHFYSCTHGSSLRAKGDAAIRAGLALFVTEWGASNADGGLDGRACLPEAQSWIDWMTANGVSWTAWKLDVGTDTTNLLSPGAPVTGGWTNYLHGHAPFVVANMR; this comes from the coding sequence ATTGAGACCATCATCAACAACGCGGTCACCGCCGGGGTGTACGTGATCGTCGACTGGCACGCGCACGAGGCGCAGAACAACCAGTCCCAGGCGGTTGCGTTCTTCGGTGACCTGGCCCGCCGGTACGGCCACCTGCCCAACGTCATCTGGGAGCCCTACAACGAGCCGTTGCAGGTGAGCTGGGCCAACGTCATCAAGCCGTACCACCAGGCGGTGGTGTCCGCGATCCGCGCCGCCGACCCGGACAACATCATCGTGCTCGGCACCCCGACCTGGTCACAGGACGTGGACGTCGCGGCGGCCAGCCCGGTCAGCGGCACCAACCTGATGTACACGCTGCACTTCTACTCCTGCACGCACGGGTCGTCGCTGCGCGCCAAGGGGGACGCCGCCATCCGCGCGGGTCTGGCGCTGTTCGTGACGGAGTGGGGGGCCAGCAACGCCGACGGCGGCCTGGACGGCCGGGCCTGCCTGCCGGAGGCGCAGTCCTGGATCGACTGGATGACGGCGAACGGCGTCTCCTGGACGGCCTGGAAGCTCGACGTCGGCACTGACACCACCAACCTGCTCAGCCCGGGCGCGCCGGTGACCGGCGGGTGGACCAACTACCTGCACGGGCACGCGCCGTTCGTGGTGGCGAACATGAGGTGA
- a CDS encoding DUF2201 family putative metallopeptidase produces the protein MNAGNSPPLDVDRLYAARLYAARVRPYLATALFALHPVASRRVPTMAVDRHWRCYVSPAFVDRTPLEELAGVWVHEVSHLLRDHHGRGDRVARDRGLTGPGERLRINIAADCEINDDVFGDGLTMPAGAVRPESLGLDHGELMEDYLRQFGLGPRTQGLVWLDCGSGADGLDREWDLGPDGANGLSEQERDAIRFRVAEGITGHPGTVPGGWRRWAEEAFHPPQPWRDLLGAAVRSAAVMAGTGADYSYGRPSRRSHGVPGVILPSLRHRPPTVCVIVDTSGSVSDAELGSALLEVAAISRAVGGRRDLVSVLPCDATAQVVHALCRAQEIPLIGGGGTDLRTGFTRAQRMRPDVIVALTDGQTPWPSARPLAGTVVGLFPRSRGSWTENADRVPVTPPAWARVVTIGPR, from the coding sequence ATGAACGCCGGGAATTCGCCGCCGCTCGACGTCGACAGGCTGTACGCAGCCCGCCTGTACGCCGCCCGGGTGCGCCCCTACCTGGCGACGGCGTTGTTCGCCCTGCACCCGGTGGCGTCGCGGCGGGTGCCGACGATGGCGGTGGACCGGCACTGGCGCTGCTACGTCTCACCTGCGTTCGTGGACCGCACCCCGCTGGAGGAACTCGCCGGGGTGTGGGTGCACGAGGTGTCGCACCTGCTGCGCGACCACCACGGCCGGGGTGACCGGGTGGCCCGGGACCGGGGACTGACCGGCCCGGGGGAGCGGCTGCGCATCAACATCGCCGCGGACTGCGAGATCAACGACGACGTCTTCGGGGACGGGCTGACGATGCCCGCGGGCGCCGTCCGGCCGGAGTCGCTGGGGCTCGACCACGGGGAGCTGATGGAGGACTACCTGCGCCAGTTCGGGCTGGGCCCGCGTACCCAGGGGCTGGTCTGGTTGGACTGCGGCAGTGGCGCGGACGGGTTGGACCGCGAGTGGGACCTCGGACCGGACGGCGCGAACGGTCTCAGCGAGCAGGAACGTGACGCGATCCGGTTCCGGGTGGCGGAGGGCATCACCGGCCACCCGGGAACCGTGCCCGGCGGGTGGCGACGGTGGGCGGAGGAGGCGTTCCACCCGCCGCAACCGTGGCGTGACCTGCTGGGGGCGGCGGTCCGTTCGGCGGCGGTGATGGCCGGGACCGGTGCGGACTACAGCTATGGTCGGCCGTCGCGGCGATCCCACGGCGTGCCGGGGGTGATCCTGCCCAGCCTGCGCCACCGGCCTCCGACGGTGTGCGTGATCGTCGACACCTCCGGGTCGGTCAGCGACGCCGAGCTGGGTAGCGCGCTGCTCGAGGTGGCGGCGATATCCCGCGCGGTGGGCGGTCGCCGCGACCTGGTGAGCGTGTTGCCCTGCGACGCGACGGCCCAGGTCGTGCACGCGCTGTGCCGCGCCCAGGAGATCCCGCTGATCGGCGGTGGAGGCACGGATCTGCGGACCGGCTTCACCCGGGCGCAGCGAATGCGGCCGGACGTCATCGTGGCGCTCACCGACGGACAGACGCCCTGGCCGAGTGCCCGGCCGCTGGCGGGGACCGTCGTGGGGCTCTTTCCCCGCTCCCGCGGGTCGTGGACCGAGAACGCGGACCGGGTGCCGGTCACCCCGCCGGCGTGGGCGCGGGTGGTGACCATCGGGCCGCGCTGA
- a CDS encoding AAA family ATPase, whose amino-acid sequence MTMSASSPQLDVANGLLALLGATTTEPRTDTQLSALTLTVAADLPVLLWGAPGIGKTAALNHLAETLDLPLTTVVASVHEPSDFSGLPIVGDDPATQGVPMAPPDWAVRLVRAGRGLLFLDELSTAPPAVQAALLRLVLERRVGALRLPPGVRIVAAANPRSSAAEGWELSPPLANRFVHLQWTHDHEVVVRGLGGTWPRPALPRLDPDLLPEAVAFARRAVCGLLSVRPDLVHRLPTTDAARGGPWPSPRSWEMALRLTAFATAAGVSREVLSILVRGTVGDGPGLELLASMDRMDLPDPEDLLADPAAATLPERGDLRQAVLDAVVAAVRNRPERSRWDAAWVLLARAVETGAPDLVVVPATTLATLRREDWDVPATIERLAGAVSLSRRADAAATRIAAAAGAGR is encoded by the coding sequence ATGACCATGTCTGCGTCCAGTCCTCAGCTCGATGTCGCCAACGGCCTGCTCGCCCTGCTCGGCGCGACCACCACCGAACCCCGCACCGACACCCAGTTGTCGGCCCTCACCCTGACCGTGGCGGCCGATCTGCCCGTCCTGCTCTGGGGGGCGCCCGGCATCGGCAAGACGGCGGCCCTGAACCACCTGGCCGAGACCCTGGACCTGCCACTGACCACTGTCGTCGCCAGCGTGCACGAGCCGTCCGACTTCTCCGGCCTGCCGATCGTCGGCGACGACCCGGCGACCCAGGGTGTTCCGATGGCTCCGCCGGACTGGGCGGTGCGCCTGGTCCGGGCGGGTCGGGGCCTGCTCTTCCTCGACGAGTTGTCCACCGCGCCGCCCGCCGTCCAGGCCGCCCTGTTGCGCCTCGTGCTGGAGCGCCGCGTCGGCGCCCTGCGGTTGCCACCGGGCGTACGGATCGTCGCCGCCGCCAACCCCCGGTCCTCGGCCGCCGAGGGATGGGAGCTGAGTCCGCCACTGGCCAACCGCTTCGTCCATCTCCAGTGGACCCACGACCACGAGGTCGTCGTACGCGGGCTGGGCGGCACCTGGCCCCGGCCGGCGCTACCCCGGCTCGATCCGGACCTACTGCCGGAGGCCGTCGCCTTCGCCCGCCGGGCGGTGTGCGGCCTGTTGTCGGTCCGTCCGGACCTCGTGCACCGGCTGCCCACCACCGATGCCGCCCGTGGTGGGCCCTGGCCGTCGCCCCGGAGTTGGGAGATGGCCCTGCGCCTGACCGCCTTCGCGACGGCGGCGGGCGTCTCCCGTGAGGTGCTGTCGATCCTGGTCCGGGGCACGGTCGGCGACGGCCCCGGGTTGGAGCTGCTGGCCAGCATGGACCGGATGGACCTGCCCGACCCGGAGGACCTGCTGGCCGACCCGGCAGCGGCGACGCTGCCCGAACGCGGTGACCTGCGCCAGGCCGTGTTGGACGCGGTGGTCGCGGCGGTCCGCAACCGCCCGGAACGGTCCCGGTGGGACGCGGCGTGGGTGCTGTTGGCGCGGGCCGTGGAGACCGGCGCACCGGATCTGGTGGTGGTTCCCGCGACCACTCTCGCCACCCTGCGCCGCGAGGACTGGGATGTGCCCGCCACGATCGAACGCCTCGCCGGGGCGGTGTCGCTGTCCCGGCGGGCCGACGCGGCGGCGACCCGGATCGCGGCCGCCGCCGGGGCTGGACGATGA